The following is a genomic window from Zalophus californianus isolate mZalCal1 chromosome 10, mZalCal1.pri.v2, whole genome shotgun sequence.
CCCTCAGACTCACTGGTCCCAAATACTTGGACTGCATTTACAGCGGGGTCCACTGCCCTCCCCAGGTGCAGGGACCCAGCTGGGAGATGGCAAGTGTGAACTGTGACTGAGTCCCCGCCCCCCTCAATCTCAGCTGCAGGCTCGGGGCTTCCTCCAGCTGCATGGAGTGGATGGGAGCCCAGAGATGCTGGAACAGGCCCGAGCCCGTGGCTTCTACCAGCGCCTCAGCCTCTGCATTCTGGGCCAGGAGCCTCTGCCCAGCTCTGAAGGTACTTCCctcccacccaggcacctttctCTTGTCCAGCCTCCATCCCCGTCCACAAGCCCCCTCCCACACTGAGCCCCCCCAAAGCCTCACTGAGACCCTCTCTGAGCCCCCGtgagcccctccccccctctctctaGCACTCCATCCCATGATCTGATGTCAGCCCAGGAGGGGCCACAGCTGCCATATCCCCCTGCAAGTGGCAGGCCTGGTCCCTCCTGCTGGGTATCATGAGGCCACGACAAAGACAGACCCCCACAGCACATCTCCACATTCTGCATAGGGACCTTCGATGCAGTGCTGATAGTGGGTGCCCTCAGTGACGGCCAGGTGCCCTGCAGTGCTATACCTGAGCTTCTGCGAGTCACCAAGCCAGGTGAGGAGCAGCCTATCCAACCCAGGCACACACCTTCCCCCTCACCATGCGCACAGACACCAGCCTCAGAACCTCTCGGGCCAGGCGAGGGGCCGGGGCCTGCCCTGGGTCACATAGCCTAGCCTCGCATCCCAGCCACCGGCGGCCACCAGCAACAGACCCAGGCAAACGGGCAGGGCAGACGGGTAGCCAGGTGGCCTCTTATCCATCGGACAGCTTCACTctcctctctggctctgtctcctctcctccaaGCAGTGGCACAGCCCCGGCCCCCACGGGATTACGGTAGGCACTTTTTGTAAACTCCCCACGTGGACTGATGTGCAGCTGAGGATTGTGTTCACTGTGCTCCGACCGTGTGCCTTGTGCCCGGCTGGGCTGTGCTCCGGGCTGCAGGTACACACCGAAGAGCGGTGTTTCCAGGGGCCGGGCCGGGGAGTGAAGGCAGCCCACACAGAAGGCGGCCACCGGCAGAAACAAAAAGTCAGGCGGACAGCCGCAGGAAGTCATGGGCAGAAAGAGGAATGGTGGAGCAGGAGGGTGGTGGGGCCCTGACTCGGCTGCGGGACGGGGCCAGCAAGCCCCAAAGGTGCCCCTGTTGCAGCAAGACTGcatcttctccctgcccccctcgcCCCCACTGGGCCCAGCAGGACCTGTCGCTAAGCCTGGACAGGTCTGGGCAGCCTTCGGCCTCAGGGAACTGTGCAGGCTGACAGACGCAGGGTCTTGAGTGGGGTCAGAGAGGCAGTGACTGGGCTCGAGAGAACAGGAAGCTCCCATCAGAACCAGCCCAGCCCGTGCTCATCAGGCCCCTCAGTTGGCCGGAGCCCCGTCTGTCTGCCCACGTGGCACAGACTTCCCTGTTTTGGAGCCTCTCCTCCCACGGAGCCCCATCCACCCATCGCGCAGGGCCCTACTtctcctcaccccttcctccaggaagccctccagaCACCATCTCTCCTACATGTATCTGAGCCCACACTGGGCATGCTATAGGTGCCTGGGGAGGACCCGAAGGGAtaggtcatttattcattcagccagtGCTTAATGACTGTGCAGTCCTTCCTGTGCCTCCAGACACAGCCACATCCTCCAGCAGAGGGGCTGGGTGAGCAGTGAGGacggagccccccccccccccccccgtccagGGGATTAAGCCAAGAATTCCCAGGGTAACTTGGGCCTGGAAGGGTGCATAGGAGGCTGTCAGGCTGAGGGCGCAGAAGGGTATTCTTGGGGCGGGAACGGTGAGCCGCCGAGGTATGGAGGTGGGGAAAGGCTGGCCCGGGGACAAAGCTGAGACGATATATGCCCTTGAGGACACCCTTGAGGACAGGAGCAGAAAGGGACAACCTTCCCGGGAAGGGGTGGGCCTCGAGCCTGGAACCAaggctcctgcccctcccccacccaccttcccccaccccaccctctccagGGGGGCTGGTGTGTCTGACCACCAGGACCAACCCATCCAACCTGCGCTACCAGGAGGCACTGGAGGCCACGCTGGACGGGCTGGAACGGGCCGGGGCGTGGCAACGCCTGGTGGCCTGGCCCGTGGACCGGTGGGAACTCGCCACTTCCGAGCTTGAGGTGGGGCCTGGAACTTCGGACTGTGATGGCTTCATCTCCGGCATTGTCTACCTGTACCGGAAGCAGGATGTGGCCCAGGTGGAGGGAGTGCGGCCCAGTTCTCAGCCCCCCGCTGACCTCTGACTCTCCGTGTGACCTCAGCCAGGCCCGTCCTTGGGCCTCCTCtgcttcatttgtaaaatggggcccCTGTGCCAACCTTGCCCCTCGGGGAGTTCTGCCTATTAAATGAGTCCCAGAAGGGGTTGCAGGCCTCTGGCTCTGATTCTCTCCCCCAGGAAGGTGACATCTGTCCCTGAGAAGGACGGAAATGAGAAGAGACGGAACAGAGAGGGCTCCCACCCCGGGCCGTCCCTGCGCCAGGCATGATAGGGCCACAGATGTGACATTTTGACGCCTGCCATGGTGGCAGGTCCTCTCACCCTAACTGGAGGACCAGGAAACCCGTGCTCATGCCTCTGGCCTTGACCAAATACTTTCACGTGCCCAGGATTCTCATTTCTAAAAGCTCGGCTCCAAGCGTGCCTTGGAGGCTCATTAGGAAGGAGCCTTGGAGCTGGGCCTTTAGGACGAGCAGGATTCAGGGGGCTGGAGAAAAGGAACAAGACATTCCAGACCCACAGCAGGGACAGCCTGGACCAAAGCCAGGACATGGGACCTAGAGGGCGAGCGGACCGGCCTGGCTTCCCAGACAAAGTGGGGAcaaagagggggagagggcaggtggCCCACTCCCAGGGCTGAGTGTTCTTACCTGGCCTCCCTCCGGGGGTCCCCAACCCTTCACCACAGTCCTGGGCACACAGCGTGTTTCCTATGTATGGCTTTACCTTTTACCAAATGAAGGGCTTTGAGGAAGGTGATTCCAAGGTGAGGGCCAGCTCTGATTTGTCACAACTCCTCAAAACcgttttttttaagtgttcttgTCCCGGCCACATCACAGTGGTCCTGTTCTTCGTCGGCCCCCCGCCCAGGCTTCTAGCCCCGCCCTGCCCACCTTCATGGCTGAAATCAGAAACGATACGGTCTTCCTGTGCACAGGTCCcatttattgtagaaaataatagtaattaccATGACAAACAGATCTCCTTAAGTTATAAAACAAACCACAGAGGAGGCAGGGAAAAGGCCCAGGACTTCCAGGGAGTGAAGGCCAGAGAGagaccgccccccacccccgagctgTCCCCAGGATGTCCAGTGACCTTGGCAGGGGTGGCAGATGTCGCAAGTCCCAAGAGTCCCGGGGTCCTGCTGCCGAGGCAGAGCCCTGAggctgcagggtgggggcaggaaggggtgcGGGCTGCCTGGGCAGCCTCCAtggcctcctccccaccactACCCAAACCAGTTTGTAGCAccttcacccctcccctccaaaccCGTCTGTCAACTCCGTGTCAACTCTGGCTCTACGGTCAGGTGGGTGAGCGAGGCCCCAGCCGATCTCCTGGCCAACACGGGCATGCGCAGGGCACGCACTCAAGAGGCAGAGCCCAGGCCAAGTCAGGGCTGAGCTGTCCGGGCCAGCAGGAGCCCGCTCCCGCCTCCCCCGCCACACCTGTTACTTCCACCCTCTCTCCTGTATCCTCCGGCCCTTCAGTGGAGGGTGGCACAGGAGTCCCTTTCTGTCCATCCTTGCTCGAGTAGAAGGGGCCTCAGGTCAGTGTCCAAGGGGGCTAGAAGGGGCTGAGGGCTGCCGGAACAATGGCCTGGCTCCGTCCCCGCTTGTCCAGCCCCGGGGCCATCCTGGGCTCACAGGGCTGCGCCTTCAGTCCAGGGAGGAACAAAGCCGGCGGGACAGAGCTGAGTCGCCTTACACGTAGTTGCTGGCTGGGGCGGAGCGGGCGGCGGAGTACTTGGCCGAGTAGGGCTTGTCGGTGCGGGGCGGGCAATTGCAGCAGAGGAGGGCCCCCCCCAGCAGCAGCAGGCCCGAGGCCGCCCAGCCGATGTAGAGAGAGGCACCCATCTCCCGCTTCTGGCCCGAGGCCACCAGCGGGTTGTAGAAGTCCCGGATGATGGTGTTGGCCGTCCAGGACGCGGGGACCATGACCAGCAGGCCGGCCAGCAGGAACACCACACCCGCCACGATCATGGTCTTGGCCTTGGCGCTCTCATCCTCCACGCAGTTGGTGCACTTGCCCCCCACCACGGAGAGCAGCACGCCCAGCAGTGCCAGGATGATGCAGATGACCATGAGGGCGCGGGCCGCCTGCAGGTCCTGCGGCAGCGCCAGCAGCGAGTCATACACCTTGCACTGCATCTGGCCGGTGCTCTGCACCACACAGTTCATCCACAGGCCCTCCCAGATGGTCTGCGACGTGACGATGTTGCTGCCGATGAAGGCCGTCACGCGCCACATGGGCAGCGCGCAGCTCAGGATGGCGCCCAGCCAGCCCAGCACGGCCAGCGCGATGCCCATCACCTGCAGCCCCATGGAGGCCATGGCTTAGCGTCTGCGGGGCTCTAGGACCTGGAAGGGTGGGGGTCCGGCCCTGGGGGCTGTAGGAATCCAAGCGCTGAGGACAGACCCTCGGCGTCCACAGGGAAGACTTTCAATTGGAGTCCAGAAACGCCGGATCGGCTCTCCAGCTCTCCGGAGTCAGAAGCACAAGCCCAGTCAGTGTGCCTAGACGGTTCCTTTCAGCCACGGGCTCTGCACCCGCTACAGGGGTGGTTATATGGCTCTGCGGTGGGggcgggagcagagggaggggtttCAGTCCCTGGGGCCTGCCCCCTGACCAGTTTCTCTGGATTCCTGAACCCGGGCCAACAAAGGCACTTCAAGGCTGATGGgcccctgagtcaggctcctggAGAGCCAGTCTCGGGGGAAactgccctctccccctgcccccgggcCCATTGCTGAGGTCAGCCTGGAGACAGACATTGAGTCACAGCTCCCAAGCACCTGGACGCATGGGGCAAGCAGCCCCAGCCACGGTCGGGTCCTGAATACCAGGATCCCCACACCTCAGGGCTCCCTCATTCCAGGCTTGGGTGGGCAGACAGGGCGGGGACCCTCAGGGAGAGGGTCTGAGGATGAAGTCCTGGGAATATCAAAGAGCAGCTCCACCCTGATTACTGTAGTCCGGTCCTTACCACCGTCCCCTCTGGCCCCATCATTACTATTCCGAGTCTCACCATCTGGACACTTGCCTCCCCAGCGATTTTGGCGTGGGCTTGATGAGGGCACTTTGGGGAACGAGCGGCTGGGGGACCAGGACTCCTGGGTCTGTCCCCTGTtatcccttcccttcccaccacCAGGCTTCCCAGCCCTGCCAGAGGAGGAGGTCTTTTGGctgaagagagaaggaagcctgtcccccgcccccaccagcagAATTTCGGCCAATTCCTGCTGGGGTTGAGGCCACTTGGCCCAAACTGAGTGGGGGAGGTCACGGAGAGCAAGCCATGGGCCAGGCCCCGGGAGCATAAGCCCAGCAAAAGACTGTTTACTCAAGGAAGACACACAGAGCGGTGGTCAGATAACGTCAGGGTGGGGGCAAAGTCCCAAGAGACCTGGAAAGGGGAGGAAGAGCTCAGACTGGATGGAGGTggggcactggggagggggcTTAGGAGGGAAGGGGAGCCGCAGGGCACAactggggggggtgtggggggtgggctgTAGTCTCGGGTTATGTGCAGAGGGCGCTGAGGGCAGGAATCACCACGAATGGGGCCCCTGGGAGTTGTGCAAGGCTGCAGGTCTGGGTGAAAAGGACATTTGGGAAGAAGCAACATGGAGGGCAAAGGTACCAGCGCTGGGGAAATGAGCTAATTCTAGGAACCTGGAGGAATCCAGTCGGACCAGACCCtggggttgtgggggaggggccggagAGAAAGGGCCAGAAACCTCTGCCCCAAAGATCACCGAGCCCCGGGATGGGCAAGGGCATTGGATGCCAGGCAGAGAGGGGTCCACACACCTTAGAAAGATGTCTCTGGAAACTGAATGGTGGTGAAAGAAAGCAGGGcagggtttggggggggggtctttatgggggagaggggttgggCCTCGCTCATCCTGGCTAGATCAAGGGAACCCCTCACCCTCCACATGGTCCCCACCAACATGGCTCCCTGAGCTCACAGCATTGTCCAGCAACCAAGCCCGGCCCCCTGGGGTGGCCGCGTGTCCTTGAGCTTCCTCCGGGAGAATCAGCAAGTGTGCGTGCTTTAGAGCGATTTAGGTTGGAGTCATCTGTGAGCCCTGAGCACACGGGAGGCCTCTGAGATCCCATGCGGATGGCCTGACAAACCACAGGGCCGGCTGGGACAATCTAGCATGGTGGGGAAGTCAAGGTCTTGCGTTGTGGTTGGCCCCTCTATGAGGCTGGGGGCTCCCAGAGGACAGAAGCAGGGGTGCTCAATGAATGCTCGAGCACTCAGTAAGGCAGGAGGCGCTCTCCTGGTTCCCAAataccctcccccaccttcccctacACTTCCACCCCCTCTCCCACAGGCACACACACCAACACAAACAGGGATGGTTTCTGCCTGGACCACACCTCCCAGGTTTTCCTTACAAGGCTCAGAGGAACAGCTCACGAGGACGCCTGCGGGCTGAACAACAGAGATAAGTACCCTTCGAGATTGACAATAAGTGCTTTCCTGTGATGACCTCATCACAGCCTCCCCGAAAGTAAGTAGGGCAGGGACTCTTACAGCCTTGATACGGATGGgtaaaccaaggcccagagaaggccGAGGGCTTGCCCAGAACAGGATGGGCACTCCATCATCAGAGCCTCCttactcaggtgcccctcatccaTGGTCCCAGCCCTTCAGTAAGCTTTCTGAGTCCAGAAGTAGGTTGGCCAGGTGGCCAGACCCCCGCCCCGCCCTACCCCTGCCAACTTCCTGCCCTTGTTTTCTTGTGACACAGCCAAAGGGCACTTGGAGAAataggagtgggggaggggggcacacaGGCCTTAGAACTTTCCACCTGTGGCCCAAAGAAGTGACTAAGAAGCTGTCCTTCCCTGCCCAGTTAAGCCAAGCACAtcacaggtgggggaggggctgagcatAGGGGAAGGGCAGGTGCAGGGGGAGCCCAGGCAAAGGGCAGGCCCAGAGCAGGGGAGGTCTATGGGGAGCCCAGATGGGGCTATGGGCCCAGGTGTGCAGAAGGAACAGGAGGTCCCCCGAGACCGTGAGCAGCTCTGCACATGAGTGGAGCTGGAGAAATATTTGTGGAGGCTTGACTTGGGCCAGGAGGCCCTGGCGGGGTCCCACCCACCTGCTGCAGGAAAAACACCAGCAGAGACCAGACACTTTTCCTACACTCGCTCCCGCTTCCGGAGCCTGCCGCTCCTAACAGCTTGAACAACATTTTACTGGGACATCTAATGGGTCTGCCATCCATCTTCTTTGCCTCTGAGGTGAGCAGGGCTGGGTTGGCACttacttcctcttctttctcccagcATTCACTGCCTAGTTTTAGGCCGACAGAACTGTTGCCATACATGCTGGTTTTTTTTAAGGACAGCCCTCTCCCCAGATCTGTTCACCCATCCCTGCCCGCCTCAAAAGCCTCTTGCCAGCCATGTGACCTCAGAGAGGCCAGTTTCCCTCTCAGCCTCAACTTCCCTCTTTGTCAAATGAGGACATCGGCGCTCCTCCCCTCTCAAAGACAGCTGTCAAATGAGATAAGGCTGTGAAAATGCCTTGTCCGCTGGAAAGCGCACTACCAATGAGGACGTAGGAGCCACCCCTCAGCTCTGGTCCCGCTCCCACCAGGTGGGAGCTGGGACTCCTTAAGACTCCTCGTCCCCAGAGCCCTAGGAGGTCAGCCAAGCCCGGGATTacagctccccaccccaccccacccccacacacactttgTGACCTGTGTCCACTCCCCCAGCATCCTTAGGAAAAGGGCTCCTGCTCCCACCCAAACCTAGCCATTCTGCTGCcttctgagcccagagcctgtgtCCTTCTAGGGACTTTGCCCGGCCCACCGGACCCCTACCAGGACAGCGAGAAGAATCTCCGCGGGCCAAGCAGACCTGGGTCCCGGGACCTTTCCTCCTTATTTACTGGGAACAAGAAGACGGAGACCAGGTGAGCTGGTACCAGCTCAAAattattcccccaccccccaccccgcccacacACCGAATGTAACATTTTGATCCTTGTAAAATcaagcagacttttttttaagacaaaaaggAGACAGCCTCACTCTCTGCTCAAAAACTGGTCTAGCTGAAAGTTGGTCCAATACTatttatttctggggtgcctgggtggctcagttggttaagcgtctgccttcggctcaggtcatgatcctggagtcccgggatcgagtcccgtctggccccctgctcagaggggagtctgcttctgcctctccccctggctcaagcgctctctaacaaataaaatatttttttaaaaagccatttatttCTGCAGAAGTTCACAAACTTTTCAGCCTACAGCCACGAGTTAagatcctgtttttttttaaccagagacAACGCCATTAAGTTCTAAGACATCTAAACTTCAGTAAATAATCTGCAACGGAACTGTCACAGTCCTCGGTGAGTTTACACACTGTGTCACCAAGGTCACTTCAGAGCATCCCCCTGCATTGTCCCAAGGCTTCCAGAACAGACCCGGGCCGGTGTGGACCGGCTGCCTCCTGCGTGGCTCTGGCAGCAACCGGGATTTCCCCAGGGTGGATCCCGCCCCGCTGGGAAGGCTGGGCCCCCGGACTGGCACTCTCGGAATCTGGGGGAGGACATGGTGGCCCCTTTGTGGCTCCCCTCTGAAATaaccccagccctccctgggtcgagtcccagttctgccactacCCGTTCCGTGACATTGGGCAACAGCACTGAACTCTCTCAACTGATTTCCTCATCTGGGTAAGGAGGGTGACGAGGCCTCCTTCCCAGGCTCTGGGAGGCTCACAGGGAAGACACAGAATCAGGGCCCAGGAGCTGGGCCCCCTGAGATTCTTCTGGCCACCCTGACCGGGGTCTGGCGGGCCCAGAGGAGAGGCCCCAGAAAGCCACAGTTGCTGGGCTCAGAAGTGGAGGCCCAGCCCCAAGCTGAGCAGGTCACCCTCGGCCCTCAGCCCTCGGCCTGGCAGCCCACACCAGTGGCCAACCTCCCCAATGGCTCAGGGTGGGGTAATGACAGGCCTGGCTGCATGGGAGGCCTGAATGCCCAGCCTGGCCAGACCGGCTGAGCCTGTGCTGCCCCCAGGCCGGGCCGTAtgtgggctgggtggggggcgggtggcaGTTCCAAGGAAGAGAAGCCGGGCTGGCCGCCCCCGGCAGTAGGGCAGGAATGGGCtcggagagggggaggggctgagggaggggctggggggcccCCTGAGTGTGCTTGGTTAGAGAGACGGTCAGATGCGGCAAGGATTCTGTGAGGGGGAGACTTACAGAGGACGGAACTGAGTGAGTTTTTAATTGCTGCCCATTAAATTTGTGCCTTGGATCCCAGCTTCGGGCTGGCAATTTCAAAGAGCCCCATATTTATGGGTGACAGTGGCCATCCTCACCATCCCACCCTGCTGTCCAGCCGTTCATGGGTGGGCCACTCCCCTACTTCTCAGAAAAGTCCATCCCAGGCCCCAGGCATGAGacctccttcccacccacccctgtCCCTCCCGCCCtgcgccccccccgccccttctcACTTCAGGGCGGCCTCTGTCTCTGTTGGTTGTTGATCTTCAATGTGCCAGACGCAGTGGAAGGAGAGAACCTAAAGGCCAGGGGATCCTTGAGGACTCTAATCTGATGGAGGAGTTAATcccgcccagccccacccctccccagccagggAACCTGCTTCCGCCAGACCCCTCCCGTCAGTTGGTCAGCAAGTAGCTTTCAAAATACCTGACAGGGGCCAGGCACCAGGCTGAGGGCCTTAGTATTATGGGAAATCATTTTCTCTTATTACAAAACCATGTGAGGGTATCATTGTTCCCACTGtagagatgggaaaactgaggctctgagaaccAATGTGACATTCAGGGCCACCAGAATAATGACAAGACCAGGATTCACACCCAGCCCTGCCCGATTCTGCAGCTTGTCCTCCGCATccaccctctctcctgccctggaCTGGCCCAGGGCTGGCCATGGAGCTCAGTGGGGAATCCGGCCGGCACCTGCCCTCAAGGCCCCCAGATCTGAAGAGACAATTTCCTACACCGGAAAGGCCAGCTCTATGTGAACTCTGCAAAGGAAAGGGCCAGCTCCACCCGGGGCccagggcaggcttcctggaggaggtgacaggtGGAAGAGAGAGTTCTCCAAAaggggaaatggggggggggtgcgAATAGGGGGAGGGCCTCTGGTGGGGAGGCAACAGACGCTGGAGCTGGGCGGGAAAGCAAGTTGGGCCTATCAGGGGAGGCCTTGAGTGCCGAGTCCAGGAGTCTGGGGGCACAGGGGAGCCACAGACAGGCTTTGAGCAAGGGCAGGCCCAGCCAGCTGTGACTCATGGGGAGGTACCTGGGCCAGGGTGGCAGGTTAATTGGAGACTAAGAGACAGGATGGCTTCCCTGCTTTCAGGTGGATGAAGGAGCCTCAGGGCAGGGGAGACGGGGCTTCatgggggccggggtggggggtcaTCTTGACCCAGGACCAGCCTGGACCCCCCCAGAGCAGCCCCCTGGCCCTGGACTAGGCTGGGCCGTGTCTCCACTGGgcagagccaggggctggggtcgTCCCAATCTGCTTCCTGCCCACCCCGCTGGTGGGAGCCTCCGAGGAGCCTGGAACCCAGCACCCTTGCCCTCCAAGCAGCCATGGCAGGGTACACGCCTGCTGACAACAGAGCAGAGAAGCTGTTTCTGTTTCCATGACACaccgagagggagagagaaaccagcAGGCTGACCTGGGGACTCCTAAGCTGGCTGCCAGTGAGTCAGCAGTGACAGACCAGGAACAAAACTTATCCAAAGTCTAGGGATCCTAAGTGGCATCACCCCAATCCCAGGTGACTCAGAGATCACATTACCCTTCCCTCCCGCAGCAGAGGCCCCCCGAGGCCTGGCTTCCGAGCCTCTGGCCCCGATGGGGCggaccccacccccagaccctgACCCCTCGCCTCCTCAGGCCCCATCAGTCCAGCCGCGGGATCTTCTTGGTCCTCCTGCCAGGTGCGACCCCTGACCCAGCCCAGCTGGCAGCCTTCATTCCCCGTGGCTCCCAGCTCCGGATGGGTCCAGCTCCGAGGAAGGGCATCCGACCTGACCTGCCCCATCAGCTGGGGAGCGGGAGGAGCGGACGAGCCCGGAGCCGCCACACTTGTGGTTAggtttgaacttttttcttttttaatgttctttttatgGCACGGCTTAACCTACCTGGTTTGAACTTTTGACGGGAGCCGAGTACACACCCGCAGCACTCAGTCATGCCTTCCCTTCCACTGCACACCCCTGCTTCTCTCCAGAGTGGCTGGGGGAGCCTCAGGTGCCCGGGGGGCTGGCCAGCCGCCACCAGCTTGGGGTCACCACCCTCACTCCAcggctctccccaccccacacagccTACCCAGCCTCGCCACCCAGGCAGTAGGAAGGTCCCCGCAACACACCTTGGCGAGTTTCgtctcttttctttcactcaCCTTATTCCAGCCTTTAGCATCTCCGCCGGCTGGCAGGAAATCCAACCTCGCTCCTTCCTGCAGCTCCTTCTCTACCCAGGGACCCTATCGGTCCCAGGACACCCACAAGTCCCTCCTTGTTCCCCTCAGCCATTGCCAGGCCCTGACTGCCATGGAAACCTCCAGGGTCCAGGCCGtggctcctccagggcctggGGCTCAGTGGCCTCTCAGCTACACAGAGGAATCAGAAATCACTGTCCAGGAACCATATAGCCATCACCTAAAAGGTACCACCTTCTGTTCCTGGGAATAGCgctgccaggcacatagtaggagctttCCCTGTCACGGCCCATTCTCAAGTGGCCCACAGCCCCCTAAGTCATGGCATCCCAAAGGAGGCACTTCTTCCCCGTCCTTTTGGTCTGTC
Proteins encoded in this region:
- the CLDN4 gene encoding claudin-4, which gives rise to MASMGLQVMGIALAVLGWLGAILSCALPMWRVTAFIGSNIVTSQTIWEGLWMNCVVQSTGQMQCKVYDSLLALPQDLQAARALMVICIILALLGVLLSVVGGKCTNCVEDESAKAKTMIVAGVVFLLAGLLVMVPASWTANTIIRDFYNPLVASGQKREMGASLYIGWAASGLLLLGGALLCCNCPPRTDKPYSAKYSAARSAPASNYV
- the METTL27 gene encoding methyltransferase-like protein 27 isoform X1, producing MAQEEGRSLSEARSRVGVLHGITDLGDKLHFYKRWAPDYDQDVAALQYRAPRLAVDCLTQALPGPPHAALILDVACGTGLVAAELQARGFLQLHGVDGSPEMLEQARARGFYQRLSLCILGQEPLPSSEGTFDAVLIVGALSDGQVPCSAIPELLRVTKPGGLVCLTTRTNPSNLRYQEALEATLDGLERAGAWQRLVAWPVDRWELATSELEVGPGTSDCDGFISGIVYLYRKQDVAQVEGVRPSSQPPADL
- the METTL27 gene encoding methyltransferase-like protein 27 isoform X3; amino-acid sequence: MAQEEGRSLSEARSRVGVLHGITDLGDKLHFYKRWAPDYDQLQARGFLQLHGVDGSPEMLEQARARGFYQRLSLCILGQEPLPSSEGTFDAVLIVGALSDGQVPCSAIPELLRVTKPGGLVCLTTRTNPSNLRYQEALEATLDGLERAGAWQRLVAWPVDRWELATSELEVGPGTSDCDGFISGIVYLYRKQDVAQVEGVRPSSQPPADL
- the METTL27 gene encoding methyltransferase-like protein 27 isoform X2 gives rise to the protein MAQEEGRSLSEARSRVGVLHGITDLGDKLHFYKRWAPDYDQDVAALQYRAPRLAVDCLTQALPGPPHAALILDVACGTGLVAAELQARGFLQLHGVDGSPEMLEQARARGFYQRLSLCILGQEPLPSSEGGLVCLTTRTNPSNLRYQEALEATLDGLERAGAWQRLVAWPVDRWELATSELEVGPGTSDCDGFISGIVYLYRKQDVAQVEGVRPSSQPPADL